A window of the Phycicoccus sp. M110.8 genome harbors these coding sequences:
- the groES gene encoding co-chaperone GroES, translated as MSVSIKPLEDRIVVKSVEAEQTTASGLVIPDTAKEKPQEGEVLAIGPGRIDDHGNRVPLDVNVGDRVIYSKYGGTEIKHGGEEYLILSARDVLAVVG; from the coding sequence GTGTCGGTTTCCATCAAGCCGCTCGAAGACCGCATCGTCGTCAAGAGCGTCGAGGCCGAGCAGACCACCGCGTCCGGCCTCGTCATCCCGGACACCGCGAAGGAGAAGCCCCAGGAGGGCGAGGTCCTCGCGATCGGCCCGGGTCGCATCGACGACCACGGCAACCGCGTCCCGCTCGACGTCAACGTCGGCGACCGCGTGATCTACAGCAAGTACGGCGGCACCGAGATCAAGCACGGCGGCGAGGAGTACCTCATCCTCTCCGCGCGCGACGTCCTCGCCGTCGTCGGCTGA
- the groL gene encoding chaperonin GroEL (60 kDa chaperone family; promotes refolding of misfolded polypeptides especially under stressful conditions; forms two stacked rings of heptamers to form a barrel-shaped 14mer; ends can be capped by GroES; misfolded proteins enter the barrel where they are refolded when GroES binds) — translation MAKTLEFNDSARKSLERGVDALANAVKVTLGPKGRNVVIDKKWGAPTITNDGVTIAREVELEDAYENLGAQLAKEVATKTNDVAGDGTTTATVLAQAMVKEGLRNVAAGAAPSGLKRGIDKAVEAVSDQLLKVAREIEGKDEIAQVAALSAQDQTIGSTIADAFDKVGKDGVITVEESSTATTELEFTEGMQFDKGYISPYFISDAERMEAVIEDAYVLINQGKISAIADVLPVLEKVVKSGKPLLIIAEDIDGEALSTLVVNKIRGTFNVVAVKAPGFGDRRKAMLQDMAVLTGGQVISEEVGLKLDQADLDVLGQARRVVVTKDTTTIIDGAGSADDVTGRVNQIKAEIERTDSDWDREKLQERLAKLAGGVCVIKVGAHTEVELKEKKHRIEDAISATRAAIEEGIVAGGGSALVHASSVIDGLGLEDDEKVGAAIVAKAAAEPLRWIAENAGMEGYVAVSKVRELEVGNGLNAATGEYVDLVKAGVIDPVKVTRSALRNAASIASMVLTTDTLVVEKKEEEPEAAGGHGHGHGH, via the coding sequence ATGGCCAAGACGCTGGAGTTCAACGACTCCGCTCGCAAGTCGCTCGAGCGCGGTGTCGACGCGCTCGCGAACGCCGTCAAGGTGACGCTCGGCCCCAAGGGCCGCAACGTCGTCATCGACAAGAAGTGGGGCGCCCCCACGATCACGAACGACGGTGTCACCATCGCCCGTGAGGTCGAGCTCGAGGACGCGTACGAGAACCTCGGCGCCCAGCTCGCCAAGGAGGTCGCGACCAAGACGAACGACGTCGCGGGTGACGGCACCACCACCGCCACCGTGCTCGCGCAGGCCATGGTCAAGGAGGGCCTGCGCAACGTCGCCGCGGGTGCCGCCCCGTCCGGCCTCAAGCGCGGCATCGACAAGGCCGTCGAGGCCGTGTCCGACCAGCTGCTCAAGGTCGCCCGCGAGATCGAGGGCAAGGACGAGATCGCCCAGGTCGCCGCGCTCTCCGCGCAGGACCAGACCATCGGGTCGACCATCGCCGACGCCTTCGACAAGGTCGGCAAGGACGGCGTCATCACCGTCGAGGAGTCCTCGACCGCGACGACCGAGCTCGAGTTCACCGAGGGCATGCAGTTCGACAAGGGCTACATCTCGCCCTACTTCATCTCCGACGCCGAGCGCATGGAGGCCGTGATCGAGGACGCCTACGTCCTCATCAACCAGGGCAAGATCTCCGCGATCGCCGACGTCCTCCCCGTCCTGGAGAAGGTCGTCAAGAGCGGCAAGCCGCTGCTGATCATCGCCGAGGACATCGACGGCGAGGCGCTGTCGACCCTGGTGGTCAACAAGATCCGCGGCACGTTCAACGTCGTGGCCGTCAAGGCCCCCGGCTTCGGCGACCGCCGCAAGGCGATGCTGCAGGACATGGCCGTCCTCACCGGTGGCCAGGTCATCTCCGAGGAGGTCGGCCTCAAGCTCGACCAGGCCGACCTCGACGTGCTGGGCCAGGCCCGCCGCGTCGTCGTCACCAAGGACACCACCACGATCATCGACGGCGCCGGCTCGGCCGACGACGTCACCGGGCGGGTCAACCAGATCAAGGCCGAGATCGAGCGCACCGACTCCGACTGGGACCGCGAGAAGCTCCAGGAGCGCCTCGCCAAGCTCGCCGGCGGCGTCTGCGTCATCAAGGTCGGCGCCCACACCGAGGTGGAGCTCAAGGAGAAGAAGCACCGCATCGAGGACGCGATCTCCGCGACCCGCGCGGCCATCGAGGAGGGCATCGTCGCCGGTGGCGGCTCCGCCCTCGTCCACGCCTCCTCGGTCATCGACGGCCTCGGCCTCGAGGACGACGAGAAGGTCGGCGCCGCGATCGTGGCCAAGGCCGCGGCCGAGCCGCTGCGCTGGATCGCCGAGAACGCCGGCATGGAGGGCTACGTCGCCGTCTCCAAGGTGCGCGAGCTCGAGGTCGGCAACGGCCTCAACGCCGCGACCGGCGAGTACGTCGACCTGGTCAAGGCCGGCGTCATCGACCCGGTCAAGGTCACCCGCTCCGCCCTGCGCAACGCCGCCTCGATCGCGTCGATGGTCCTCACCACCGACACGCTCGTCGTGGAGAAGAAGGAGGAGGAGCCCGAGGCCGCCGGCGGTCACGGGCACGGCCACGGCCACTGA
- a CDS encoding glycoside hydrolase family 3 N-terminal domain-containing protein yields the protein MTSTRRPRPVLGTGAAALVLALAAGCTSGTGGGSGTTSASSAPTSPGSPTTGTSTGTGTPSRTSPPSSSTTTAAPSCGTRLAAKLTPAQRAGQLLMVGLQPTGSSRALAAQVRRQGLGGVIYLGGWTSGSATVRAVSARLQAAAGGDLLVAADQEGGQVQQLRGPGFTRMPSARTQATTSPATEQRNVTTWSGELLRAGVNLNLAPVADTVPTSLGAANQPIGRYRRDFAPGSPTTNATYAAAFVRGSLAAGVAPTAKHFPGLGRITGNTDVTTVGTTDSTTDGDDPYLAPFRASIAAGAPLVMISSAHYPRIDPDNRAMFSRAVVTGLLRGELGYDGVVITDDVGAAKAVAAIPVGQRATRFIAAGGDIVLTAEAGQASTMLAAIAAKRKAPAFAAQVDAAAARVLDLKADLKLVSCN from the coding sequence ATGACCTCGACGCGCCGACCCCGACCGGTCCTCGGGACCGGCGCCGCGGCCCTGGTGCTGGCGCTGGCCGCGGGGTGCACGAGCGGGACCGGTGGCGGCTCGGGCACCACCTCGGCCTCGAGTGCGCCGACGAGCCCCGGCTCCCCGACCACGGGCACCAGCACGGGCACGGGCACGCCGAGCCGTACGTCGCCCCCGAGCTCCTCCACGACGACGGCCGCCCCGTCCTGCGGCACCCGGCTCGCCGCAAAGCTCACCCCCGCCCAGCGGGCCGGCCAGCTCCTCATGGTGGGGCTGCAGCCCACCGGCAGCTCGCGCGCGCTCGCCGCCCAGGTCCGGCGCCAAGGGCTTGGGGGGGTCATCTACCTCGGGGGCTGGACCTCCGGCTCGGCGACCGTGCGGGCGGTCTCGGCCCGGCTCCAGGCGGCGGCCGGGGGCGACCTGCTCGTCGCCGCCGACCAGGAGGGCGGCCAGGTCCAGCAGCTGCGCGGCCCCGGGTTCACCCGCATGCCGTCCGCACGCACCCAGGCCACGACGTCGCCGGCGACCGAGCAGCGCAACGTCACGACCTGGTCGGGCGAGCTGCTGCGTGCGGGGGTCAACCTCAACCTCGCACCCGTCGCCGACACCGTCCCGACCTCGCTGGGCGCGGCGAACCAGCCGATCGGGCGCTACCGCCGGGACTTCGCCCCCGGCTCGCCCACCACCAACGCGACGTATGCCGCGGCCTTCGTCCGTGGGTCCCTCGCCGCCGGGGTGGCCCCGACCGCCAAGCACTTCCCGGGCCTGGGGCGCATCACCGGCAACACCGACGTCACGACCGTCGGCACCACCGACTCCACGACCGACGGCGACGACCCCTACCTCGCGCCGTTCCGGGCCTCGATCGCGGCGGGCGCGCCGCTGGTGATGATCTCCTCGGCGCACTACCCGCGGATCGATCCCGACAACCGGGCGATGTTCTCCCGGGCGGTCGTCACGGGGCTCCTGCGGGGCGAGCTGGGGTACGACGGCGTCGTCATCACCGACGACGTCGGGGCTGCCAAGGCCGTCGCTGCGATTCCCGTGGGGCAGCGGGCGACTCGTTTCATCGCCGCCGGTGGCGACATCGTCCTGACCGCGGAGGCTGGCCAGGCGTCGACGATGCTGGCCGCCATCGCCGCGAAGCGGAAGGCCCCGGCGTTCGCCGCGCAGGTCGACGCCGCGGCCGCGCGCGTGCTCGACCTCAAGGCCGACCTGAAGCTCGTCAGCTGCAACTGA
- a CDS encoding GNAT family N-acetyltransferase, whose product MTDSPDALLRAYDEQLRVEVASAVAVERIGPLACATYLGGRGFITYRSLDTDGEPATEERVRELVDAAHAHYEQDPAIVRVEWKTRGHDHAPGLHDALVARGFVPDEPESVMVGEARLLAYDVQLPEGVVVRQVSDEDDVRRMLAMQAEVFGDSPELAAEMEQQIFHRLRTRDDMEMWVAEAGGEVVSAGRLEPVEGTEFAGIWGGATRPEWRGRGIYRALTSARAGSALRHGKRYVNSDSTEFSRPILEQSGLVKVTTTTPYEWRRDR is encoded by the coding sequence GTGACCGACTCCCCCGACGCCCTGCTCCGCGCCTACGACGAGCAGCTCCGCGTCGAGGTCGCCTCGGCCGTCGCGGTCGAGCGGATCGGGCCGCTGGCCTGCGCCACCTACCTCGGCGGGCGTGGCTTCATCACGTACCGGAGCCTGGACACCGACGGTGAGCCCGCGACCGAGGAGCGCGTCCGCGAGCTCGTCGACGCGGCGCACGCGCACTACGAGCAGGACCCGGCCATCGTGCGGGTGGAGTGGAAGACGCGCGGTCACGACCACGCGCCGGGGCTGCACGACGCCCTCGTCGCGCGCGGATTCGTCCCGGACGAGCCGGAGTCGGTGATGGTCGGCGAGGCACGGCTGCTCGCGTACGACGTGCAGCTGCCCGAGGGCGTGGTCGTCCGGCAGGTCAGCGACGAGGACGACGTCCGGCGGATGCTGGCGATGCAGGCCGAGGTGTTCGGCGACTCCCCCGAGCTCGCCGCCGAGATGGAGCAGCAGATCTTCCACCGCCTGCGCACCCGCGACGACATGGAGATGTGGGTCGCCGAGGCCGGCGGCGAGGTCGTGAGCGCGGGCCGGCTCGAGCCGGTCGAGGGCACCGAGTTCGCGGGAATCTGGGGCGGGGCGACCCGTCCGGAGTGGCGTGGCCGGGGCATCTACCGCGCGCTGACGTCGGCCCGGGCAGGGTCGGCCCTGCGCCACGGCAAGCGGTACGTCAACAGCGACTCGACCGAGTTCTCCCGCCCGATCCTGGAGCAGTCGGGGCTGGTCAAGGTCACCACCACGACGCCCTACGAGTGGCGCCGCGACCGCTGA
- a CDS encoding nucleoside hydrolase produces MALPVVLDVDTGVDDACALLLAAQHPALDLRAVTCVGGNAPLEVVVTNTLTVLDVVGRQDVPVAAGAALPLLEDPVDARHVHGRDGMGDLDWPRSTREPDPRHAVELLRDVLLAAAVTGDPADRVTLVPLAPLTNVALLLRTYPQVAAGLREVVFMGGAAAEGNATASAEFNVFHDPEAAAIVLDACADLGIAVTMYGLDVFYEPRVSRASVQPLLDAAAGDGADLAARLIAFQCDRFGADSATIGDAGAVCAVIEPAGVTRATLPVRVELAGTWSRGRTIVDRRDWSGGLTHDPHGRARSEIDVCLEVDARRYATLWFDTVTGGLG; encoded by the coding sequence ATGGCTCTGCCGGTCGTGCTCGACGTGGACACGGGCGTCGACGACGCGTGCGCCCTGTTGCTCGCTGCACAGCACCCCGCCCTCGACCTGCGGGCGGTGACCTGCGTCGGCGGGAACGCCCCGCTCGAGGTGGTGGTGACGAACACCCTGACCGTGCTCGACGTCGTCGGCCGGCAGGACGTCCCGGTCGCGGCGGGGGCAGCGCTGCCCCTGCTCGAGGACCCTGTCGACGCCCGGCACGTCCACGGCCGCGACGGGATGGGCGACCTCGACTGGCCACGGTCCACCCGAGAGCCGGACCCGCGGCACGCCGTGGAGCTGCTGCGCGACGTGCTCCTGGCGGCCGCCGTGACGGGCGACCCGGCCGACCGGGTGACCCTCGTGCCGCTCGCGCCGCTCACGAACGTCGCGCTGCTGCTGCGGACCTACCCGCAGGTCGCCGCGGGCCTGCGCGAGGTCGTCTTCATGGGCGGGGCCGCGGCCGAGGGCAACGCGACCGCGTCCGCCGAGTTCAACGTCTTCCACGACCCCGAGGCCGCCGCGATCGTGCTCGACGCCTGCGCCGACCTCGGGATCGCCGTCACGATGTACGGCCTCGACGTGTTCTACGAGCCCCGCGTCTCCCGGGCGTCGGTCCAGCCGCTGCTCGACGCCGCCGCGGGGGACGGCGCGGACCTCGCGGCCCGGCTCATCGCCTTCCAGTGCGACCGGTTCGGGGCGGACTCGGCGACCATCGGCGACGCCGGAGCGGTGTGCGCCGTCATCGAGCCGGCCGGGGTCACCCGGGCCACCCTGCCCGTCCGCGTCGAGCTCGCGGGCACCTGGTCGCGGGGCCGCACCATCGTCGACCGCCGCGACTGGAGCGGCGGCCTCACCCACGACCCGCACGGCCGCGCGCGGTCCGAGATCGACGTCTGCCTCGAGGTCGACGCCCGGCGCTACGCCACCCTCTGGTTCGACACGGTCACCGGCGGCCTGGGCTGA
- a CDS encoding GuaB3 family IMP dehydrogenase-related protein, with translation MTEIEIGRGKRGRRAYSFDDIAVVPSRRTRDPEEVSVGWQIDAYHFDIPVIAAPMDSVMSPESAIALGRLGGLPVLDLEGLWTRYEDPAPVLAEIATLDPATATARMQELYAPEIQPELIAQRLREVREAGVTVAGALSPQRTQQFWKTVVDAGVDLFVIRGTTVSAEHVSGRAEPLNLKRFIYELDVPVIVGGAASYTAALHLMRTGAAGVLVGFGGGAAHTTRRTLGIHAPMASAIADVAAARRDYLDESGGRYVHVIADGGVGTSGDIVKAIACGADAVMLGAALARATDAPGRGLHWGPEAHHQELPRGSRVEVGAVASLEQILFGPGRVADGTTNLVGALRRAMATTGYSDVKEFQRVEVVVAPYQQS, from the coding sequence GTGACTGAGATCGAGATCGGACGCGGCAAGCGCGGACGCCGGGCCTACTCCTTCGACGACATCGCCGTGGTGCCCTCGCGCCGCACGCGCGACCCCGAGGAGGTCTCGGTCGGCTGGCAGATCGACGCCTACCACTTCGACATCCCCGTCATCGCCGCGCCGATGGACTCGGTCATGTCGCCCGAGTCGGCGATCGCGCTCGGCCGTCTGGGCGGGCTCCCCGTCCTCGACCTCGAGGGGCTGTGGACCCGCTACGAGGACCCGGCGCCGGTCCTGGCCGAGATCGCGACGCTCGACCCTGCAACCGCGACCGCCCGGATGCAGGAGCTGTACGCCCCGGAGATCCAGCCCGAGCTCATCGCCCAGCGTCTGCGCGAGGTGCGCGAGGCCGGCGTCACCGTGGCCGGTGCCCTGAGCCCGCAGCGCACCCAGCAGTTCTGGAAGACCGTGGTCGACGCAGGCGTCGACCTCTTCGTCATCCGCGGCACCACCGTCAGCGCCGAGCACGTGTCCGGCCGGGCGGAGCCGCTCAACCTCAAGCGGTTCATCTACGAGCTCGACGTGCCGGTCATCGTCGGCGGCGCGGCGTCGTACACCGCGGCCCTGCACCTCATGCGCACCGGCGCGGCCGGCGTCCTCGTCGGTTTCGGCGGCGGCGCCGCGCACACGACCCGGCGCACCCTCGGCATCCACGCCCCGATGGCCAGCGCGATCGCCGACGTCGCCGCCGCCCGGCGCGACTACCTCGACGAGTCCGGCGGCCGCTACGTGCACGTCATCGCCGACGGCGGTGTCGGCACGAGCGGCGACATCGTCAAGGCGATCGCGTGCGGCGCCGACGCGGTCATGCTCGGTGCGGCGCTCGCCCGGGCCACCGACGCGCCGGGTCGCGGCCTGCACTGGGGCCCCGAGGCGCACCACCAGGAGCTGCCGCGCGGGTCGCGGGTCGAGGTGGGGGCGGTCGCCTCGCTCGAGCAGATCCTCTTCGGCCCGGGCCGGGTGGCCGACGGCACCACCAACCTCGTGGGCGCGCTGCGTCGCGCGATGGCCACGACCGGGTACTCCGACGTCAAGGAGTTTCAGCGCGTCGAGGTCGTCGTCGCGCCCTACCAGCAGAGCTGA
- the guaB gene encoding IMP dehydrogenase, whose protein sequence is MSLGVDDRLPDLTAHEAAAAPAPGPAPAEPAHDPFAKLGLTYDDVLLLPGHSDLAPSDIDTTSRLTREISLKVPLVSAAMDTVTESRMAIAMARQGGLGVLHRNLSIEDQAYQVDLVKRTQTGIISNPVTIGPDATLEDLDRICGEYRVSGLPVVDASNRLLGIITNRDLRFTPVAEWATTKVDEVMTPMPLITGPVGISRDEATLLLRKHKRERLPLVDDDGRLAGLITVKDFVKSEQFPHASYDADGRLLVGAAIGYFGDAWQRATTLIEAGVDVLVADTAHGNVRLLLDMVERLKTDPATRHVQVIGGNVATREGAQAFVDAGADAVKVGVGPGSICTTRIVTGVGVPQVTAVYEASLATKPAGVPLIADGGMKHSGEIAKAIVAGADTVMLGSLLAGCEESPGELVFVNGKQYKAYRGMGSLAAMSSRGKKSYSKDRYFQAEVTSDDQLVPEGIEGQVAYRGPLAAVSHQLIGGLHQSMFYIGARTIPELQQKGRFVRITSASLKESHPHDVQMTVEAPNYGGR, encoded by the coding sequence ATGAGCCTTGGTGTCGACGACCGCCTGCCCGACCTGACCGCTCACGAGGCCGCTGCGGCCCCCGCGCCCGGCCCCGCGCCGGCCGAGCCGGCCCACGACCCCTTCGCCAAGCTGGGCCTGACGTACGACGACGTCCTGCTGCTGCCGGGTCACTCCGACCTCGCGCCGTCGGACATCGACACCACCTCTCGGCTCACCCGCGAGATCTCGCTCAAGGTGCCCCTGGTCAGTGCCGCGATGGACACGGTGACCGAGTCCCGGATGGCGATCGCGATGGCGCGCCAGGGTGGCCTGGGCGTGCTGCACCGCAACCTCTCGATCGAGGACCAGGCCTACCAGGTCGACCTCGTGAAGCGGACCCAGACCGGCATCATCTCCAACCCGGTCACGATCGGCCCGGACGCGACGCTGGAGGACCTCGACCGGATCTGCGGCGAGTACCGCGTCTCCGGCCTCCCGGTCGTCGACGCCTCGAACCGGCTGCTGGGCATCATCACCAACCGCGACCTGCGCTTCACGCCGGTCGCGGAGTGGGCGACCACCAAGGTCGACGAGGTCATGACCCCGATGCCGCTGATCACCGGCCCGGTCGGCATCTCCCGCGACGAAGCGACGCTGCTGCTGCGCAAGCACAAGCGGGAGCGGCTGCCGCTGGTCGACGACGACGGCCGCCTGGCAGGCCTGATCACCGTCAAGGACTTCGTGAAGTCCGAGCAGTTCCCGCACGCCTCCTACGACGCCGACGGACGCCTGCTGGTCGGAGCCGCCATCGGCTACTTCGGTGACGCCTGGCAGCGTGCAACCACGCTCATCGAGGCCGGGGTCGACGTACTGGTGGCTGATACCGCCCACGGCAACGTGCGGCTCCTGCTCGACATGGTGGAGCGGCTGAAGACCGACCCCGCCACCCGGCACGTGCAGGTGATCGGCGGGAACGTCGCGACCCGCGAGGGCGCCCAGGCGTTCGTCGACGCCGGTGCCGACGCCGTCAAGGTGGGCGTGGGCCCGGGCTCGATCTGCACCACCCGCATCGTGACCGGTGTGGGCGTCCCGCAGGTCACCGCGGTCTACGAGGCCTCGCTGGCGACCAAGCCGGCCGGCGTACCCCTCATCGCCGATGGCGGCATGAAGCACTCCGGCGAGATCGCCAAGGCCATCGTGGCCGGCGCCGACACGGTGATGCTGGGCTCGCTGCTCGCGGGGTGCGAGGAGTCCCCGGGGGAGCTGGTGTTCGTCAACGGCAAGCAGTACAAGGCCTACCGGGGCATGGGTTCGCTCGCCGCGATGTCGAGCCGCGGCAAGAAGTCCTACTCCAAGGACCGCTACTTCCAGGCCGAGGTCACCAGCGACGACCAGCTCGTGCCCGAGGGCATCGAGGGGCAGGTCGCCTACCGGGGCCCGCTCGCGGCGGTCTCGCACCAGCTCATCGGCGGCCTCCACCAGTCGATGTTCTACATCGGCGCCCGGACCATCCCCGAGCTGCAGCAGAAGGGCCGCTTCGTGCGGATCACCTCGGCCTCGCTCAAGGAGAGCCACCCGCACGACGTCCAGATGACCGTCGAGGCCCCCAACTACGGCGGTCGCTGA
- a CDS encoding ribokinase — protein MGRVLVLGSLNVDLVASVDRHPRPGETVLADPDLRRFAGGKGGNQAVAAAAAGAGVTMAGAVGDDGAGTAYLDRLRAHGVDVAQVDVVPGVATGQAWITVDGEGENAIVVVPGANARATTPDLAGWGTGDVLLLQLEVPLEVVAATVRAAHSRGVRVVVNAAPYAALPHDVAALADPLVVNEHEAMLLADGDVLPGSLLVTFGAAGCSWDGVRHEGVAVPAGEVVDTTGAGDAFCGALAAALADGADRVEAVERASLAGADAVRRLGAQPDPEL, from the coding sequence ATGGGTCGCGTCCTCGTCCTCGGTTCCCTGAACGTCGACCTCGTCGCGTCCGTGGACCGCCACCCGCGACCGGGCGAGACCGTGCTCGCCGACCCGGACCTGCGCCGGTTCGCCGGGGGCAAGGGCGGCAACCAGGCCGTGGCAGCGGCTGCCGCCGGCGCCGGCGTGACGATGGCCGGCGCGGTCGGCGACGACGGTGCCGGCACGGCATACCTCGACCGCCTGCGGGCCCACGGCGTCGACGTGGCGCAGGTCGACGTCGTGCCCGGCGTGGCCACGGGGCAGGCGTGGATCACCGTGGACGGCGAGGGGGAGAACGCGATCGTCGTCGTCCCGGGCGCCAACGCCCGCGCGACGACGCCCGACCTCGCCGGCTGGGGCACCGGCGACGTCCTGCTGCTCCAGCTCGAGGTGCCCCTGGAGGTCGTGGCGGCAACCGTCCGGGCGGCCCACTCCCGCGGTGTGCGCGTGGTGGTCAACGCCGCGCCGTATGCCGCCCTACCGCACGACGTGGCGGCGCTCGCGGACCCGCTCGTGGTCAACGAGCACGAGGCGATGCTGCTCGCCGACGGCGACGTGCTGCCCGGGTCGCTGCTCGTGACCTTCGGGGCGGCCGGGTGCTCCTGGGACGGGGTGCGGCACGAGGGTGTCGCCGTGCCCGCCGGCGAGGTGGTGGACACGACCGGGGCGGGCGACGCCTTCTGCGGCGCGCTGGCCGCCGCGCTCGCGGACGGTGCCGACCGGGTCGAGGCAGTGGAGCGGGCCTCGCTGGCCGGTGCCGACGCTGTGCGCAGGCTCGGGGCGCAGCCGGACCCCGAGCTCTGA
- a CDS encoding RNA-binding S4 domain-containing protein, producing the protein MSLLEIPIRDESIRLGQLLKLAGVVEDGAMARAVVENGEVLLDGTVCLRRGTQVRPGQTVEYAGESIQVVRPA; encoded by the coding sequence GTGAGCCTGCTCGAGATCCCGATCCGTGACGAGTCCATCCGGCTCGGCCAGCTGCTCAAGCTCGCCGGGGTGGTCGAGGACGGCGCCATGGCGCGCGCGGTGGTCGAGAACGGTGAGGTCCTCCTCGACGGCACCGTCTGCCTGCGCCGCGGCACCCAGGTGCGCCCGGGCCAGACCGTGGAATATGCCGGGGAGTCCATCCAGGTCGTCCGCCCCGCCTAG
- a CDS encoding WhiB family transcriptional regulator: MAELSRLPGPVADLWEWQLQGSCRQSNPDVFFHPEGERGPARRSRDSEAKQVCLGCPVLAQCREHALRVREPYGVWGAMTEDEREAHYAGHAAPAAS, translated from the coding sequence ATGGCTGAGTTGTCACGGCTGCCGGGACCCGTCGCCGATCTGTGGGAGTGGCAGCTGCAGGGCTCCTGCCGCCAGAGCAACCCCGACGTCTTCTTCCACCCCGAGGGCGAGCGCGGTCCCGCCCGCCGGTCCCGGGACTCCGAGGCCAAGCAGGTCTGCCTCGGCTGCCCCGTCCTGGCCCAGTGCCGCGAGCACGCGCTGCGGGTGCGCGAGCCGTACGGCGTGTGGGGCGCGATGACCGAGGACGAGCGCGAGGCGCACTACGCCGGACACGCGGCACCCGCCGCCAGCTGA
- a CDS encoding THUMP-like domain-containing protein, producing MDLALLRRLTTGEGWGLLQSLPPYDEKEALSLQDRLRGVGFDADLVAAALNQSRLRARAVDKFGEFAQGMVFTSDGLEQATRLSVAARHAQRFRQAGISTVHDLGCGIGADAMAMAGLDLRVRAIDADEVTAAIAAVNLRHWPESTAVQGRVEEFVPPAGEGARGVGAWLDPARRTPGVADVHGRTRRVFGLESMTPSWEQVQEIARALPATGVKLAPAFPHHALPAGAEAQWTSLSGEVLECAVWFGPLAQAPGRTAALLRPGAAPVVVTEADAPEHERVASLGAVGSWLYEPDKAVLRAGLVGAVAAAVDGCELDEGVGYVSADRAEDVPFARRFVVVEAMPFNVKALRGWLRDHGFDRLTVKKRGVSVDADLLRRQLRLPAKGSSEATVVLTRVRSNQVALIVRPA from the coding sequence ATGGACCTGGCCCTGCTGCGACGGCTCACCACCGGCGAGGGGTGGGGCCTGCTCCAGTCGCTCCCGCCGTACGACGAGAAGGAGGCGCTGTCGCTGCAGGACCGCCTGCGCGGCGTCGGCTTCGACGCCGACCTCGTCGCTGCGGCCCTCAACCAGTCGAGGCTGCGCGCCCGCGCCGTCGACAAGTTCGGCGAGTTCGCCCAGGGCATGGTCTTCACCTCCGACGGCCTCGAGCAGGCGACCCGACTGAGCGTGGCGGCTCGGCACGCGCAGCGCTTCCGGCAGGCCGGCATCTCCACCGTCCACGACCTCGGCTGCGGCATCGGTGCGGACGCCATGGCGATGGCCGGACTCGACCTCCGGGTCCGGGCCATCGACGCCGACGAGGTGACGGCGGCCATCGCCGCCGTCAACCTGCGCCACTGGCCCGAGTCCACGGCGGTCCAGGGCCGGGTCGAGGAGTTCGTCCCGCCGGCCGGTGAGGGCGCCCGTGGCGTGGGCGCGTGGCTGGACCCGGCGCGGCGTACGCCCGGGGTCGCCGACGTGCACGGGCGCACCCGCCGCGTGTTCGGCCTCGAGTCCATGACGCCGAGCTGGGAGCAGGTGCAGGAGATCGCCCGCGCCCTGCCCGCGACGGGCGTGAAGCTGGCGCCTGCGTTCCCGCACCACGCGCTGCCCGCGGGGGCCGAGGCCCAGTGGACCTCCCTGTCCGGCGAGGTGCTGGAGTGTGCCGTCTGGTTCGGGCCCCTGGCACAGGCCCCCGGGCGGACGGCGGCCCTGCTGCGCCCCGGCGCAGCCCCGGTCGTCGTGACCGAGGCCGACGCCCCCGAGCACGAGCGGGTCGCGTCGCTGGGTGCGGTGGGTTCGTGGCTCTACGAACCCGACAAGGCCGTGCTGCGGGCAGGGCTCGTGGGTGCGGTGGCTGCGGCCGTCGACGGGTGCGAGCTCGACGAGGGGGTGGGCTACGTGAGCGCCGACCGTGCAGAGGACGTGCCGTTCGCTCGGAGGTTCGTCGTCGTCGAGGCGATGCCGTTCAACGTCAAGGCGCTGCGCGGGTGGCTGCGCGACCACGGCTTCGACCGGCTCACCGTCAAGAAGCGCGGGGTGTCCGTCGACGCGGACCTGCTGCGCCGCCAGCTGCGCCTGCCGGCCAAGGGCTCGTCGGAGGCGACCGTCGTCCTGACCCGCGTGCGCAGCAACCAGGTGGCCCTCATCGTCCGACCCGCCTGA